The Allorhodopirellula heiligendammensis genome includes a window with the following:
- a CDS encoding Gfo/Idh/MocA family protein yields the protein MTNQQSNPDSLPTSSNENRRDFLRNRVATSAIAASTLAIPAGVSAAETKSSTSANADSSNPIRIALVGCGGRGTGAINDSLTINDGVVLVALADLDIQKCDQTRRGMTSRHADKVNVPDAKMYAGLDAYKRVLADPDVDVVLLATPPGFRPYHISEAVDAGKHIFAEKPSCVDPAGYHVCLDAHERAVANGTAIVTGTQYRRQTNYIEAVEKIREGAIGDIVSATTRYCSNSIWFKNRKPGMSELEYQLYNWMHFVWLSGDQIAEQAVHNIDALNWVMGSPPESAYGSGGQFTRPEGSEMWDSMSVDYVYPGERVVSFMCRQIPGTQGDNGSVIYGTEANMHIAAMSGGSRIVDRKGKEVWSVAGSISDAYKQEHKDLIDSIRDGKPIVELKQTADSSLTAVLGRLAAYTGQKVTWDFVTDKSTLDLFPQDMASNGVPPSQGCAIPGKTKLV from the coding sequence ATGACAAATCAACAAAGCAATCCTGATTCGCTGCCAACGAGCTCAAATGAAAATCGCCGTGATTTTCTACGAAACCGAGTAGCGACCTCGGCGATCGCTGCATCGACATTAGCAATTCCAGCTGGCGTGTCCGCCGCTGAAACGAAAAGTAGTACATCGGCCAACGCTGACTCGAGCAATCCAATCCGGATCGCATTGGTTGGATGTGGTGGTCGCGGCACCGGTGCAATCAATGATTCGTTGACTATCAACGACGGTGTCGTGTTGGTGGCGCTGGCTGACCTCGATATTCAGAAGTGCGACCAAACTCGTCGCGGGATGACCAGTCGACATGCCGACAAAGTAAATGTTCCGGATGCCAAAATGTATGCGGGATTGGATGCCTACAAACGCGTGCTCGCTGACCCCGATGTGGACGTCGTCCTGCTGGCAACGCCTCCCGGCTTCCGTCCGTATCACATCTCCGAAGCAGTGGACGCTGGAAAGCACATCTTTGCTGAGAAGCCATCGTGCGTTGATCCCGCCGGCTACCACGTTTGTCTGGACGCTCACGAGCGAGCCGTCGCCAATGGCACCGCGATCGTGACGGGAACTCAGTATCGTCGACAGACCAACTATATCGAGGCCGTGGAGAAAATCCGCGAAGGTGCGATCGGTGATATCGTCAGTGCGACAACCCGCTACTGTTCCAACTCGATCTGGTTTAAGAACCGTAAACCAGGCATGAGCGAACTGGAATATCAACTCTACAACTGGATGCATTTCGTGTGGCTCTCAGGCGATCAAATCGCCGAGCAAGCCGTCCATAACATCGACGCACTCAACTGGGTGATGGGCTCGCCCCCGGAATCCGCATATGGCTCCGGTGGTCAGTTCACCCGCCCTGAAGGCAGTGAAATGTGGGATAGCATGTCAGTCGACTATGTTTATCCTGGCGAACGGGTCGTGTCCTTCATGTGCCGACAGATCCCCGGCACCCAAGGTGACAACGGGAGTGTGATCTACGGAACCGAAGCAAACATGCACATCGCTGCAATGAGTGGCGGATCACGAATCGTCGATCGCAAGGGCAAAGAAGTCTGGTCGGTCGCGGGAAGCATTTCCGATGCCTACAAGCAAGAGCATAAAGACCTGATCGACTCCATTCGCGATGGAAAACCGATTGTCGAACTGAAGCAGACTGCAGACAGTTCCTTGACCGCCGTGCTGGGACGATTGGCTGCCTACACTGGCCAGAAAGTTACCTGGGATTTTGTCACGGATAAATCGACGCTTGATCTCTTCCCGCAGGACATGGCTTCCAATGGTGTGCCACCGTCGCAAGGCTGTGCCATTCCTGGCAAAACGAAACTCGTATGA
- a CDS encoding GDSL-type esterase/lipase family protein gives MTPRSILGFAIPVTLPQGSSASSLPLSAQARLTTLCTALILLSSSAASNALAQEKKIPSSSRNATEVELEGILSPQDRAKAIARWEQEITGLEQLDRSQSDPEDAVMLLGSSSIRLWEDAAEMLAPYPIIRRGYGGARFSDLVVFAKRLVTPHQYKALVVFVANDITGSDADRSVDAVRKMVLHVIEVSHQHQPDAPVLLVEVTPTPSRWRVWPQIRDLNAMLRDVALTHPGVSFISTAEYYLDSQDQSRPELFRQDKLHQNEPGYQLWAELIRRRLDEVLGNTASVNTSSAREVSATRVNVEQ, from the coding sequence ATGACGCCACGATCTATCCTAGGCTTCGCCATACCAGTTACCCTACCGCAGGGTTCATCGGCGAGTTCTCTGCCACTGTCCGCCCAGGCTCGATTGACAACACTATGTACGGCCTTGATCTTGTTGTCGTCCAGTGCCGCATCGAACGCCCTAGCGCAAGAAAAAAAAATCCCTTCTTCCTCACGGAATGCCACCGAAGTGGAGTTGGAGGGAATACTTTCGCCGCAAGATCGAGCAAAAGCCATTGCTAGGTGGGAGCAAGAAATTACCGGACTGGAACAGCTCGACCGCTCACAGAGCGATCCCGAAGATGCCGTCATGCTGCTGGGCAGCAGCAGCATCCGACTGTGGGAGGATGCCGCTGAGATGCTCGCACCTTATCCCATTATTCGGCGAGGATATGGGGGGGCTCGATTCAGCGATCTAGTCGTATTCGCGAAACGCCTGGTTACCCCCCATCAATACAAGGCCTTGGTGGTGTTTGTGGCCAACGACATTACCGGGTCAGACGCGGACCGTTCGGTCGACGCGGTTCGGAAGATGGTCCTTCACGTGATCGAGGTCTCGCATCAGCATCAACCCGATGCACCAGTGCTCTTGGTCGAGGTCACTCCCACACCTTCACGGTGGCGCGTCTGGCCGCAGATTCGCGATCTCAACGCGATGCTGCGAGACGTTGCGTTGACGCACCCCGGTGTATCCTTCATCAGCACAGCGGAGTATTATCTCGACAGCCAGGATCAATCTCGACCGGAGTTATTCCGCCAAGACAAGCTTCACCAAAATGAGCCTGGGTATCAGCTCTGGGCAGAGCTGATTCGTCGTCGCCTTGATGAAGTGCTTGGCAACACTGCATCAGTGAACACGTCATCCGCACGCGAAGTGAGTGCAACGCGTGTCAACGTGGAGCAGTAG
- a CDS encoding efflux RND transporter permease subunit has protein sequence MKSLIAWSVKNWQAMNVVMLGVLLLGAYSLSQLRRDFWPDFELYVLNISVTYPGASPDEIEEGILEKIEESIHTVDGIDEMTSSAREGIGTVMLELDPDANQADAQRILTEVTTLIGQIPSFPELAEKPDIRLNTNFTTAIRIAVMGPKINRSQHDRSQHDHRGTLRRTDSFVADQTDDSKLREPVSSSESALAQAEAALSLRRVAERVRTDVLALPSVSVADLVGTPDYQIDVEIPEQTLRKYNLSLKSVADIVRSNNVELPAGTLKGRSQEILLRGSDKSDVGEGIAEIPLVSEPGGAVLTVGDLGIVRDEFAVDGTINEINGRPAVLVSVETTSADDIIEVSQEVKDFVVRESANLPPGYSMTTLRDRSTSVESRLQLLSKNAWMGLVLVFIVLALFLEMRLAWWVMLGIPVSLLGACIYMYYGNQTLNMTSMFAFLIALGIVVDDAIVVGENIYVHREMGKSYRQAAIDGAYEVMPSVITAVTTTVIAFAPIMYMEGRIKRLTVVLPMCVGAMLLISMIESLTILPAHLSHRRSRFLDALGYLFLPLRPLSWLLQKANAAMSSLLAWVIDSIYTPVLRWSLGNSAIVIATLAGMLILSVGVVRSGMVPFLLLPKIDFGFITVSVTYPDGTPVEITDAATQRLEEAIWRVNQRSIDEKMTEDPGGFVQAVQRTVGSSGDEVGIAPASHVGGLFIQLNDIGERTVSSDEIVRMWRKESGSFPGAEAVAFGATPRGPASLPLEMRLMATGEHHDQLDAAIERCKAKLAEYPYVSDIATDTRQGKWEYRIKVRDDAEAMGVSLADVAGTVRASYYGEEVMRLQRGRHEVPLRVRYPRDERNTLVSFNDIRIRGIDRTERPLSEVAEVDVQRGYSEIRRINQMRSVGVVADVDETRGNAFNVVSDLKKNFVPLLAEEFPGVEFEWGGQQEQTDETVHSLSLGFFVVLGAMFLLLTIQFNSCWQAVLILMIIPFGFIGAILGHVVMDIELTLFSIFGIVALAGVVVNDSIVLIDFINHRVAEGLPQHDAIIDGCRRRFRAVLLTSVTTCAGMMPILLERSKEAQVVSPMATSLTFGLAFSTLVVLVLAPVMYQVLATLMASEPDHDELPTAVTAAV, from the coding sequence ATGAAATCGCTGATTGCATGGTCGGTCAAAAATTGGCAAGCGATGAACGTCGTGATGCTCGGGGTATTGTTGTTAGGGGCATACAGTCTGTCCCAACTCCGTCGCGATTTTTGGCCCGACTTCGAGCTCTACGTACTGAACATTTCTGTGACCTACCCGGGGGCGAGCCCGGATGAGATTGAAGAGGGGATTCTCGAGAAGATAGAGGAGTCTATCCACACCGTTGATGGGATCGACGAGATGACGTCGTCGGCGCGCGAAGGCATCGGTACGGTGATGTTGGAACTCGACCCCGATGCCAACCAAGCCGACGCGCAACGTATCCTGACCGAGGTCACCACGCTCATCGGGCAAATTCCCAGTTTCCCCGAGTTGGCTGAAAAACCAGACATTCGGCTCAACACGAACTTCACTACGGCGATTCGAATCGCAGTGATGGGCCCCAAGATCAATCGATCTCAGCACGATCGGTCTCAGCACGATCATCGTGGAACACTGCGTCGAACCGATTCGTTTGTTGCCGACCAGACTGATGACTCGAAACTCCGTGAGCCGGTCAGCTCCAGCGAGTCGGCCTTAGCCCAGGCGGAAGCTGCCCTCTCGCTCCGACGTGTTGCCGAGCGAGTTCGGACGGACGTGCTCGCACTTCCCTCGGTCTCGGTGGCGGATTTGGTCGGGACACCCGACTATCAAATTGATGTTGAAATTCCCGAGCAAACGCTGCGCAAGTACAACCTGTCGCTTAAAAGCGTCGCCGACATTGTGCGCAGTAATAACGTCGAACTGCCTGCTGGAACGCTCAAAGGACGCTCACAAGAAATATTGCTACGGGGCAGTGACAAAAGTGACGTTGGCGAAGGCATCGCGGAGATCCCACTGGTCAGTGAACCCGGTGGCGCGGTGTTGACGGTGGGCGATCTAGGCATTGTCCGCGATGAGTTTGCGGTCGACGGCACCATCAACGAAATCAATGGGCGTCCCGCGGTGCTCGTGTCAGTGGAGACGACCAGCGCCGACGACATCATCGAAGTCTCGCAGGAGGTCAAAGACTTCGTCGTGCGAGAGAGTGCGAATCTGCCGCCCGGTTACTCGATGACGACACTTCGTGACCGCTCGACGAGCGTCGAGAGTCGCTTGCAATTGCTCAGCAAGAACGCCTGGATGGGGTTGGTGCTGGTGTTTATCGTGTTGGCGTTGTTTTTGGAAATGCGGTTGGCATGGTGGGTGATGCTGGGGATTCCAGTATCGCTGCTGGGCGCCTGCATTTACATGTATTACGGCAACCAAACTCTCAACATGACGTCCATGTTCGCGTTTCTGATTGCGTTAGGAATCGTGGTCGATGATGCGATTGTGGTCGGTGAGAATATTTACGTTCATCGCGAGATGGGCAAGAGTTACCGCCAAGCGGCCATCGACGGTGCCTACGAAGTGATGCCGTCGGTGATCACTGCCGTCACGACCACGGTGATCGCATTCGCGCCGATCATGTACATGGAGGGTCGCATCAAGCGGCTGACGGTGGTGCTGCCCATGTGCGTCGGTGCGATGTTGCTGATTTCAATGATTGAGAGCCTGACCATCCTGCCAGCCCACCTCTCGCATCGCCGCAGTCGTTTTTTAGATGCCTTGGGTTACTTGTTTTTGCCACTGCGACCGCTCAGTTGGTTGTTGCAGAAGGCGAACGCGGCGATGTCAAGCTTACTCGCGTGGGTGATCGACAGCATCTACACACCGGTGCTTCGCTGGTCGCTCGGTAATTCGGCGATCGTGATCGCTACCTTGGCGGGTATGCTGATTTTGTCGGTGGGGGTCGTGAGGTCGGGAATGGTGCCGTTCTTGTTGTTGCCTAAAATTGACTTTGGGTTCATCACAGTGTCGGTTACCTACCCCGACGGCACCCCCGTGGAGATTACCGACGCTGCCACGCAGCGACTTGAAGAAGCCATTTGGCGTGTCAATCAACGCTCGATTGACGAGAAAATGACGGAGGATCCAGGAGGTTTCGTACAAGCGGTTCAGCGTACCGTCGGATCATCCGGTGACGAGGTCGGCATCGCTCCCGCCAGTCATGTGGGTGGATTGTTCATTCAGCTCAACGATATTGGTGAGCGAACTGTTAGCAGTGACGAGATTGTCCGCATGTGGCGAAAGGAGTCGGGAAGTTTCCCGGGTGCGGAAGCTGTCGCGTTTGGCGCCACTCCACGAGGTCCTGCTTCCCTGCCACTCGAGATGCGTTTGATGGCGACGGGCGAGCACCACGACCAACTCGATGCAGCGATCGAGCGTTGCAAGGCGAAACTGGCCGAGTACCCCTATGTTTCCGACATCGCAACGGACACTCGGCAAGGAAAATGGGAGTATCGCATCAAGGTTCGCGACGATGCCGAAGCGATGGGGGTTTCGCTGGCCGATGTGGCCGGAACGGTCCGCGCGTCGTACTACGGTGAGGAAGTAATGCGACTGCAGCGAGGCCGCCACGAGGTGCCGCTCCGCGTGCGCTATCCCCGTGACGAACGAAATACATTGGTCAGCTTTAATGATATCCGCATCCGCGGGATCGACCGGACCGAACGACCTCTGAGCGAGGTCGCCGAAGTCGACGTGCAACGGGGGTATTCTGAAATTCGCCGTATCAATCAAATGCGCAGCGTGGGCGTCGTCGCCGACGTGGACGAAACCCGCGGCAACGCTTTTAACGTGGTTTCCGATCTAAAGAAGAACTTCGTTCCCCTCCTCGCCGAAGAGTTCCCCGGTGTGGAGTTTGAGTGGGGGGGGCAGCAGGAACAGACCGATGAAACCGTTCACAGTCTATCGCTCGGATTCTTTGTCGTATTGGGAGCAATGTTTTTACTGCTGACAATTCAGTTCAACTCGTGTTGGCAGGCGGTGCTCATCCTCATGATCATTCCGTTCGGGTTTATCGGGGCAATCTTGGGACATGTCGTGATGGATATTGAACTCACCCTGTTCAGTATCTTCGGCATCGTGGCGTTGGCCGGTGTGGTGGTCAATGATTCCATTGTGTTGATCGATTTCATTAACCATCGCGTCGCCGAAGGGCTACCCCAACACGATGCAATTATCGATGGATGCCGACGCCGTTTTCGAGCTGTGTTGCTGACGTCGGTGACAACCTGTGCCGGAATGATGCCGATTCTGCTGGAGCGGTCCAAGGAAGCGCAGGTTGTGTCACCGATGGCCACAAGCCTGACGTTCGGTCTCGCCTTCAGTACGCTGGTGGTTCTGGTACTCGCTCCGGTGATGTACCAAGTTCTCGCCACACTGATGGCGAGCGAACCGGATCATGATGAGTTACCCACTGCAGTGACCGCCGCCGTTTAG